In the Artemia franciscana chromosome 1, ASM3288406v1, whole genome shotgun sequence genome, one interval contains:
- the LOC136033702 gene encoding piggyBac transposable element-derived protein 3-like produces MIPKREVGHDKLFKIRRLYDAFRENLKKIDPEEIQSIDEQMIPFKGRIGFRQYLKDKPHSWGVVFTRAGISGIVYDIEIYTGKGAVEISELGQGTDVVLRLVENLPRFMNFKLFFDNFYTGIDLIHKLRVEYGIESCGAKRSNRMRGAVLDTDVNMKKKGRGSVDFRFERHSEVSVVKWYDNKPVHLASSYCAVTPIDKCQRWDGTTRKYVEVDRPRIVRDYNKSMGGVDLADMFLELYRTDIRSKKWYMRIVYYFFDMAVNNARLIHRRQCNVQHMSLLYFKMDIARGLVLTGVSQSPRVGRPFLSVTKRNTTTSRDGMPSESLRFDQTSHFPDTTEKGRCRYEKCVRGGTSRIMCSKCKVRLCLNSDRNCFTNFHLK; encoded by the coding sequence ATGATACCGAAAAGGGAGGTTGGTCATGATAAACTGTTCAAGATCAGAAGACTATACGACGCATTCAGggagaatctgaaaaaaatagacccTGAAGAGATCCAAAGTATTGACGAACAGATGATCCCATTCAAAGGAAGAATTGGATTTCGACAGTACTTAAAGGACAAGCCCCACTCGTGGGGTGTAGTTTTCACGAGAGCCGGCATCAGCGGAATAGTGTATGACATAGAGATATATACAGGAAAAGGAGCTGTTGAAATTTCTGAACTTGGCCAAGGTACTGACGTTGTCCTTCGGCTTGTAGAAAATCTGCCAAGGTTCATGAACTTCAAGTTGTTCTTTGATAACTTCTATACTGGCATCGATCTCATTCACAAGCTCCGGGTTGAATATGGCATCGAGTCATGTGGTGCGAAACGCAGCAACAGAATGAGGGGCGCTGTTCTAGATACCGACGTCAACATGAAGAAGAAAGGACGAGGGTCAGTGGACTTCCGTTTTGAAAGACATTCAGAAGTATCGGTAGTAAAATGGTATGACAACAAACCAGTCCATTTGGCTTCTTCATACTGTGCAGTCACCCCAATTGATAAGTGTCAGAGATGGGATGGCACAACACGGAAATACGTCGAAGTTGATCGCCCCCGAATCGTCCGTGACTACAACAAATCAATGGGGGGCGTAGATCTTGCTGACATGTTCCTGGAGCTTTACAGGACTGACATTCGCTCTAAGAAATGGTATATGAGGATTGTGTACTACTTCTTTGACATGGCTGTGAACAACGCCCGGCTGATACACCGCCGACAGTGCAATGTTCAGCACATGTCTCTGCTGTACTTCAAAATGGACATTGCTCGTGGGTTGGTTCTTACTGGCGTATCTCAAAGTCCTCGAGTTGGAAGACCATTCTTATCAGTGACCAAGCGCAATACGACTACCTCGCGAGACGGGATGCCTTCGGAATCACTGAGGTTTGACCAGACCTCGCATTTTCCGGATACGACTGAAAAGGGAAGGTGTCGCTATGAGAAGTGCGTTAGGGGTGGAACCAGTCGAATCATGTGTTCGAAGTGCAAAGTTCGACTGTGTTTGAACTCAGATCGCAACTGTTTCACAAATTTTCACCTAAAATAG